The Flaviramulus sp. BrNp1-15 genome includes the window ACGTTGTATTTAGCCGATAGTGCCAATGCGCCTTATGGACCAAAAGGGAAAGATACTATTATAAATTTAAGCATTAAAAACACCGAATATTTGCTAAACAAAGGTTGTAAACTTATTGTTGTGGCTTGTAATACCGCAACAACTAATGCTATAGATTATCTTCGAGAACATTACAAAATTCCTTTTATAGGTATAGAGCCGGCTATAAAACCTGCAGCATTACAAACTAAAACAAATGCTGTTGGCATATTGGCAACAAAAGGCACGTTGAGTAGTGCTTTATTTTCTAAAACCTCTTCATTGTTTGCGAGTAATATTAAAGTTGTTGAGCAACATGGTGATGGTATTGTAGAACTTATTGAAAGTGGAAAATTATATTCTGATGAAATGATTTCGCTCTTGAAACTATACTTAAAGCCAATGATTGATGCCAATATTGACTACTTAGTTTTAGGTTGCACACATTACCCTTATTTAATGCCTTTACTAATAGATATATTGCCAAATAATGTAAAGATTATAGATTCTGGAGAAGCAGTTGCTAGACAAACCAAAACAATTTTAGAAAAACATAACTTACTAAACACAAGTTTTATAAAAACTAAAAATGAATTTTTTACTAATGGGAATCCTGATGTAATGAAATCACTTTTAGATGATAAATTTGATGTTGAATATTTAGATTTTTGATTGAAGTACTTCTCTGCGTTAGTGATTGAAGTGACAAATCACTCTTTAAACCAACTCGAATATTTAATATAATTATTAGCAATTCTATCTATTTCGCCCGAAATAAGTTCTTCGCTAATATCTTTTACTTTTTTTGCAGGCACTCCTGCATAAATACTCCCCGATTCTACTCTTGTGTTTTTAGTAACCACAGCTCCTGCTGCAATAATGCTGTTGCTTTCTACCACACAATCGTCCATTATAATACTACCCATGCCTACCAAAACATTATCATGAATAGTACAACCGTGCACAATAGCATTGTGCCCAATGGAAACATTATTACCAATATTTGTAGGCGATTTTAAGTACGTGGCATGTATTACAGCCCCATCTTGCACATTTACTTTGTCACCCATTTTTATGTAATGTACATCGCCGCGTATTACGGCATTAAACCAAACGCTGCATTGATTCCCCATAACCACATCGCCTACTATTGTTGCATTTTCGGCTATGTAACAATCATCTGGTATTTCTGGTGATTTTCCGTTTACTGGTTTTATTATTGGCATAAGTTTTTATTTAAAATAAGATAACAATTCAGATTTTTTTGAAGCAGAAACCATAACTTCTTTTCCATTGCTTAACATAACGCTTCCTCCTTTTCCTTTTACATATTTAACCACTTCGTTTACGTTAACTAAATAGGATTTATGAACACGCGCAAAACTTGAATATTTTAATGCTTCTTCAAAGTATTTTAAGGTTTTACTTACCAGCTTTTTTTTATTGTTGTTTAGATAGATTTCTGTGTAATTATCATCGGCTTTACAATATAAAATATCTGATGTGTTCAATATTTCAAATCCATCTAATTGCGGAATGGTTATTTTACCATTTACATGGTTTGTTTTTGGCACAAGCACTTGGTCTTGCAGCGCTTCTTCTTTAGTTTTTATTTCGGTTACGTAATCTACAGCTTTAATAAGTTCGTCTATAGAAATGGGTTTCATTAAATAATAGCTTGCATGAGCATTTAAAGCATCAATAGCGTAATGATTGTATGCTGTTACAAAAATGGTTTCAAAATTTATATCACCCACTTTATCTAGCAAATCAAAAGCATTGCCATAAGGCATTTCTACATCTAGAAATACTAGATCCAAATCGTTGTTTCTTATTAACACTAAAGCTTCTTCAACGTTTGCTGCCTCACCCAAAATTGAAACATTAGGACAGTATTTTTTGAGATAATTTTTTAGAATTTCTCTACTGGTTTCTTCGTCTTCGACTATGATTGCGGTTAGTTTCATTTAATCTTTTTTAAGCGTTACAACAACTTTGGTCCCTGTATCTTCTTCATCTTGAAAATCGTCAATAAACACATCTACTTTATCTTTATACATAGCGTTTAAAATAGATACGCGTTTTTTGATATTGCCCATACCTTTTGAGTTTTGCTTACGCTGGTTTTTAGTTTTTAAAGCTTTTGATTTTTCTCGTCCGATGCCATCATCTGTTATAATAATTTGTATTTCATCAGATTTTGTTTGAGAAATATTTATCTCTAAGCGACCTTTAGCTTTCTTATACCTCAACCCATGCCAAACGGCATTTTCTATATATGGTTGTAATAACATAGGTGGAATTACAAAATCTTCAACCTTTATATTGTCATCAATATTTATATTATAATCAAACTTATCTTGAAACCTAAAATGTTCTAGTTTGGTATATAATTGAAGTAATTCAATTTCTTTTTCTAACGGAATAAAATCTTCTTCGCTATTTTCTAAAACGGCGCGCATAAGCAGCGAAAAATCGGTTAAATATTTGTTTGCTGTACGTTCATCGTTTGATGCTATAAAACTATTTACCGAGTTTAGCGCATTGAATATAAAATGCGGATTCATTTGACTTCTAAGACTTTTCAATGCTAATAAATTGTTTGCAAAACGTTGTTGTTTAATGTATTTAAACATTAAAAATGCCGTTACAAGAAGTAATAAAAGGCCGCCTATTAATGAGTAAATAATAAGTTTTTGACGTTTAGATTGTTCTGTTGAAAGTTGATATTTACTTTCTGATAGCGCTCTATCACTCTCTAAACTTAAAATTCTGTTTTGCTTGCTTATTATGTCTTTACTAAACCTTGCTGCTTGACTTATTTCCTGTTCTTTTTTGATGTAAAGTTTATCAACCAACTCTACATAATCTTGATATGCAAGTAAAGCTTTGTTAAACTCACCTGCATCTCTATATACTTCAGACAATCTTCTGGTAGCATCTTTTTGAACAATTAAATCTGCTTTATCATCAGCTTCTGCAATACTTTTTTGAAGGTAAGGAATAGCGTTACTAAAATCTCTTTGAGATGCATAAGCGTTACCTATTTTATAATTCTGCTTTTGAGAAGTTAAAGAACTTTCATTATCGAAAATAGAATCTTTTAATTCACTAATTGTATTTAAAGCTTCTTTTCTTAATTCAATTTCGTTAGAAAAGTTATTATTTTCATTTTCAAAGTCTGCTACCTTTATTTTTTCTTCTACCGCTCTTTTTTGGTTTTCGGTATTTGCCAATTTCATAGATTCATTAAAAAACCGTTTAGCATTTTGTGGTTCTCCTTTAGCATTATAAGCTTGGGCTATTTTAGAATTTAAATCGGTTGTTTTTGGAGTAATTAAATGCTTTTGCGCAACTTTTAATCCTTCTTCGTAATTATCAATTGACAGTTGAAATGTTTTTGTTGAAAAATGTACATCACCTATACCTTCATATAACTCAATTAATTGCCAATTAGATAATTCGCTTTTATTAATACTGTTATAAACTTCTAAGCTTTCTTGATAGTTTTTGTTTGCTCTGTAAGCTTTTGCAAGTTTTAGTTTAACAGCATTAGTATTAACATTCTGCAGGCTAATCCTGTAATTTGAAACTGCTAAATCATATTGTTTCCAATACATGTAAACATCTCCTAAAACCTCATAAGCCTCACTATTTTGTTTTACAGATTTGCCTTCTGCAAGAGCATCTCCAGCAAATTGAATACTAGTTTTAGCGTCTTTTTTTAGGTATGTTTCAGCAGAATCTATTAATGATTTAAAGGTTTCTGTTTTAGATCTTGAAGACTTTTTTAATTTAGAATAAGTGTCTTCTTCTTCATTTGGCTGAACTTCGACTTTAATACGCTCATTACTTCTAATGATATAGTAAACCGTTTCAAAGTCTTTATGTCTTATGGTAAGCTCATCACCGTTTCTAGCTTCAATTCTAAAATCTCCAAAGAGATCTGTTGTAGTGTATGCGCCTCCGTTAACTTCAATATTTACATTAGGAATAGGTTCTTGTGTATCACTTTCAATAACAGAACCTCGAACTGTAAATGTAGGTCCTTGATTTGAAAGCCTGCTGTTGTCTTGAGCAAATAATAAATTGGTATTTGCCCAAATACATAAAACCCAAATATATTTTATAACGCTTTGCATATATTACTTTACAATAGCTAAACTTACGCACTTTACTTGGTATAATAAAATGATGATTTTACAAATTACACCCTTTTTTATACTGAAAAGACATACTTACGCATCTAAAGGCTGATTTCACTCAACCAAAAGATGACTTAACTCATTCTACTTTTTTTAAGAATTATGTTCCACATAGTTTTATGGTGTTAATCAAAAAACAAAAAAAACATGAAAACATCTATTAAAACAATCTTACTGTGTTGCACACTAATCACTTTCATATCGTGTAATGCAAAAACAAAAAAGCAAAAAGTAGCTTATAATGAATCTGAGATAATTCATCCAGAACCTAACAAACAGTTTATTAAAGTTGCATTATTATTAGATACTAGTAATAGCATGGACGGACTTATAGACCAAGCTAAAGCACAACTTTGGGATATTGTAAACGAATTATCATACGCCAAATGTGGCAACAGCAAACCCAATTTACAGATTGCCTTATATGAATATGGTAATGATAGATTAAATGGCGATGAAGGCTTTATTAGACAAGTTCTAGCCTTTAGTGACGACTTAGATGAAATCTCAAAAGAGTTATTCTCACTAACTACAAATGGTGGTGAGGAATATTGCGGACAGGTTATACAAACCTCGTTAAATCAATTAAATTGGGGTAAAAACCCTGATGATTTAAAACTTGTTTTCATAGCAGGTAATGAACCCTTTACTCAAGGAAAAGTGGATTATAAAGATGTTGCTACTAATGCTAATGAAAAAGACATAACTATCAACACCATTTTTTGTGGTGATTATAATCAAGGTATTTCAACGTATTGGAAAGATGGCGCTCAATTAACCAATGGCGATTATATGGCCATTAATCAAAACCGTAAAACGGTACATATTGTTTCACCCTATGATGATGACATTTTAATTCTAAATCAAAAACTAAATAAAACCTACGTAATTTATGGCTCAAAAGGAAGAGAGAAATTAGCTTTACAAGCAGAACAAGACAATAATGCAAACTCTTACAGTAAAGCAAATGCTGTTAAAAGAACGGTGAGTAAAAGTTCTCATTTATATAAAAATGAAACGTGGGATTTAGTAGATGCTTTAGAATTAGAAGAAGTAGATGTTGAAGACTTAAAAGGTGATGTTTTGCCAACCGAACTAAAAGGAAAAACTAAAGCAGAAATTAAAGCTTATGTTTCTAAAAAAAGTGAAGAGCGTGAAGCAATTCAAGAACAAATTAAAGTATTAAATGAGAAACGAAAAGATTATGTTTTAAAACATCAAAAAGAAACCACCAATGATTTAGAAAACGCCATGACCAAAGCAATTAAAGAACAGGCAAAAAAGAAGAAATATACTTGGGAATAATAAAAAAAAGAGGCTCGTTAAACGAGCCTCTTTTTTTATACTAGTTAACTGCCGGACATTCACATTTAAAACGCTCTCGTTTACAATTAAAGTTATACCCTAATGTTAGTTGATGAAATCCACCATTCGTAAATACAACAGAGTTTGTTTGATAGGTGTAATTGTAAGCAAACATAAAATTATTATAATTTATTCCTAAAATAGGTGATAGTTGTTGTAGTTTTTGACTATTAATTGTTGAACCTTCTATATATTCAGCTCCATCAAAACTATTTCTATATGATAAACCTCCCCAAACTTTCCCAAAGTCCATTTTTTTATAAACTTTGGCATTTATGTCAATTGAGGCTTCTTGTGTAGCATCTCTATATTGAAACATCAGAGAAGGCTCATAGCTCCAAGTGCTACCAAACTTACTAAACACATTTCCTATAGAAAACAAATAACGTCTTAAATTATCTGTTTTAATTGTACCAATATCAGTGTTTAACGCATTATTTTTAAGAACATTTTTTATAGTCCCATGTGCGTAAAAATTAAGATAATGATAAGAAAACCCAAAATCTATATTAAAGTTGGTTTCATTTTGTACAATACCATCAATTGCTGGGTCTGGACCATCAAACAAAAATGTGGTTTCATCTAATTGATATTGAATAAAACCAGCACTTAAGCCAAAAGAAAGCATATTTAAATCTAATTCACTTCTGGAAAATAAAAGGTGATGAGCATAAGTGAAGTATGCGCCTTTTTGTGAGTGATAACCGTTTTCATCAGCAAACATAATACCTCCAATAGCTGATGGTGTATCGCCTAATCTACCGTTTAAACTTAGGGTTAATAACTTAGGCGCATCCTCTTGCCCAAACCATTGTTGTCTAGCAGTTAATCTAACCTTAGAACAGTTAGCAATACCAGCCATAGATGGGTGAATTAAATAATAATTATCGGTAAGATAATCGGTATAAATTGGCAAACCTTCTTGCGAAGTTGCTATATGGGTAAATAGCGATGCAATAGCTATTATTATGATGTTTTTTAATTTCATAAACTTTTTACCAAGTAGGTTTAGTCTAATACAACGTCTCGATTCTTAAAAAATTACACTAGAAAGACAATGTACGCCTTTAGCTTAAAAGCCCAATTAAAATGGGCAACAAAACTCAAATATATGGATAAGTAAAGTTTTCTTTTAGTATTTTTGCAAAAAATTAGTTGAAATGAACACTTTCAAGGTTTCCGTGCAAGAAACGTCAAATAATGCTATTGTAAAATTCGAGGTTAATCAATTTATAACTCAACATCAAAGCTTTGAGTTTAACAATATTGATGAAGCAAAACCATCGCCATTAGCGCAACAATTATTCTATTTACCATTTGTAAAAAAGGTATATATATCTGGTAATTTTGTAGCTGTTGAGCGTTATAATATTGTTGAATGGAACGATGTACAAGATGAAGTAGCAGAACAAATAGAAGCTTACTTAAATAACGGTGGTATTGTAGTTGAAGAAGCTTCAGCTCCCAAAAAAGTACCCGTTACGGTTTATGCTGAAAGCACTCCAAATCCAGCGGTAATGAAGTTTGTTGCCAATAAAAAAATAGTAACAACACTTTTTGAGTTTACATCAATTGATGATGCAAAACTTTCGCCATTAGCCACAGAATTATTTCATTTCCCTTTTGTGAAAAGTATTTTTATTGACGAAAATTATGTATCAATAACAAAATACGATATTGCTGAATGGCAAGACATTACACTTGAGCTTCGTGAGTTTATTAGAAGTTACATTGAAAATGGTAAAGAAGTGGTTTCACCTAATGCTGCTGCGACACTTCAAAAATCTACTGAGCAATTAGACAACCAATTTGAGAATTTAGATGACACCTCAAAAGAAATTGTAAATATTCTTGAAGAATATGTGAAACCGGCAGTAGCTAGTGATGGTGGTAATATTCAGTTTATTTCATATAACGAAGAAACTAAAAATGTAAGCGTACTGCTTCAAGGTGCTTGTAGCGGTTGTCCTTCTTCAACTTATACGCTTAAAAGTGGAATAGAAAATATGCTTAAACAAATGCTTCCTGGTAAGGTAGAAATGGTAGAAGCTATAAATGGATAAATTTATATACTGTGACTTTTTTGTATCTTTTGTTTCTAAAAGATTGTAAACAAAAGTGAAAAATCAAATAATTCATTAATTTTTAAAAAAAACATTATGGCAGTATTAAAAGTAATCGAAGTCTTATCTAACTCAGATAAAAGTTGGGAAGATGCTACAAAAAAAGCAGTAAAACAAGCTTCTAAAAGCGTAAAAAACATACGTTCTGTATACGTTCAAGATCAAAGTGCAATTGTAAAAGACGATGAAGTAACAGAATTTAGAGTAAACTTAAAACTTACTTTTGAAGTAAAATAAGTTTGTTTTAAAATTTATAAAAAAGCGTTCAGTAATTGAACGCTTTTTTTATGCCTAAATTTCGCTAACTTTGGTTTATGAAGCATCTACAACTATTTGTGCTTATCATTTTAATTATAAGCTGTAAAGGTCAGAACTCAAAACTCATGGAACATAAATATACCAACGCCTTAATCAATGAGACTAGTCCTTATTTACTTCAGCATGCCCATAACCCAGTAAACTGGAATGCTTGGAATGAAAAAACTTTAGAAACGGCTAAGTCTGAAGACAAATTAATGCTTATTAGTGTTGGTTATGCCGCTTGCCATTGGTGTCATGTTATGGAACACGAAAGTTTTGAAGATAGTTTGGTAGCTCAAGTCATGAATAAAAATTTCGTCAATATAAAAATTGATAGAGAAGAACGCCCAGATATAGACCAAGTTTATATGAGTGCTGTACAACTCATGACTGGTCATGGTGGATGGCCTTTAAATGTAGTAGCTTTGCCAGATGGCAGACCTGTTTGGGGAGGAACCTATTTTAAAAAAGAACAGTGGATGAGTGTTTTAGAGCAAATCTCGACACTCTATTCTGAAAAACCAGAAAAACTCCATGAATATGCCGACAAATTAGAACAAGGCATTAAAGCTTTAGACGTTGTAGAACTTAATACAGATGAACCTGTTTTTGAAGAAGAATTTGTTGAAAATGCTGTAGAAAATTGGTCCAAACAATTTGATAACAATTTTGGAGGCATGAATCGTGCTCCAAAATTTATGATGCCAAACAACTACCATTTTTTATTACGTTATGCTTACCAAACCAACAATAAAGAATTACAAGACTATGTAAACTTAACACTTACTAAGATGGCTTATGGTGGTGTTTTCGATCAAATTGGTGGTGGCTTTTCAAGATATTCTGTAGATGCTAAGTGGCATGTTCCGCACTTTGAAAAAATGCTTTATGACAATGGGCAATTAGCAAGTTTATATGCTGATGCTTATCTGATTACAAAAAACGAATTATACAAAAATGTGGTTACCGAAACATTAGAATATATACAACGAGAAATGACTACCAAAAATGGTGCGTTTTACTCATCACTTGATGCAGATAGCAACACACCTGAAGGCAAACTTGAAGAAGGCGCATTTTATGTTTGGACAAAAGAGGAACTCAAAACTATTTTAAAAGAAGATTTTGATCTTTTTTCTGATTACTACAATGTTAATAGTTTTGGCTTTTGGGAGCATGATAATTACGTACTAATCAGAAACAAAAGTGATAAAGAATTCTTCGAGAAAAACAATATCAGTCAAAAAGAATTTGAGGAACGCATAAGTATCTGGAAAAGTAAACTTTTTGAAGCCCGTAACACAAGAGAAAAACCAAGATTAGATGATAAAACCTTAACCTCCTGGAATGCCATTATGCTTAAAGGCTATGTTGATGCTTATCGAGTGTTTGGTGATGATAGTTATCTCGCTTCCGCGGAAAAAAATGCTAACTTCATTTTAAATAATCAATTAAAAGAAGATGGTGGTTTGTATCATAACTACAAAAATGGTGTAAGTACAATTAATGGCTATTTAGAAGATTACGCTAATACTATTGATGCCTTTATAGCCCTTTACGAAAACTCATTAGATGAAAAATGGTTAACCTCAGCAAGAGATTTATCAAATTACACACTTGATCATTTTTATGATGATACAAGTAAAATGTTCTTTTTTACTTCTAATGATGATGACGCTTTAGTTTCCAGAAGTATTGAATATCGTGACAATGTAATTCCTGCCAGTAATTCTATTATGGCAAAAAATCTATTTAAATTATCCCATTATTTTGATAATGAGCATTTCTCTAAAACAGCCATGACAATGCTTAACAACGTAAAACCAGAAATGCAAGAGTATCCATCTGGTTACTCCAATTGGTTCGATTTAATGTTAAACTATACAAACCCTTACTACGAAGTCGCCATTGTTGGAAAAGAGGCAAAACAAAAAATTTCAGATTTAAATAAAAATTATATTCCTAATAAACTAATTGTTGGAAGCACATCAGAAAACAACTTACCTTTATTAGAAAACAGATACAATCCCAATGAAACATTCATATATGTTTGTGTAAACAAAGCATGTAAGCTTCCCGTTTCAGAAGTTAGTCAAGCATTAAAACTATTAAAAGAATGAATTTATTAACTACAATTTTAATTGCTTTAGTTGCTATTGAACATATCTATTTTTTAATTTTAGAAATGTTTTTTTGGACTAAACCAAAAGGAATAAAAGCATTTGGTTTAAAATCTAAGCAATTTGCTGAAGACACCAAAGTGCTCGCCGCAAATCAAGGTCTTTATAATGGGTTTTTAGCTGCTGGTCTTATTTTTTCAATCATAGAAAAAGATATTAGACTCTCAATATTTTTTCTTTTGTGTGTTATTATTGCAGGTATTTACGGCGCTTATTCTACAAAGCAAATAAAACTTTTTTATATTCAATCTGTTCCTGCAGTTCTAGCCTTAATAAGTTGTTTTTTATAAAAACTTAACTGTTTTTTTACTTAAACAAACTACCAAAAAATCAAGAATAGCTTTAATTTTGCAATTCAAATTAAAAACATACACTTATTTATGAATTTAGAAAATATTGATACTGAAAAATGGCTTCAGTTAGGTTTAGATTATGGTTTAAAAATTCTTGGAGCTATCCTAATCTGGATTATTGGCTCTTGGGTTATTAAAAAATTACTAAAAACTTCAAAAAAATTAATGTCTAAAAGAGATTATGATGAAAGCTTGCAAAAGTTTTTATTAAATCTATTGGGTTGGGTATTAAAAATTGTATTAATAGTTGTTGTTTTAGGCACTGTTGGTGTAGAAACCACATCTTTTGCTGCTATATTAGCTGCTGCTGGTTTAGCAATTGGTTTAGCCTTACAAGGATCTCTTGGTAATTTTGCCGGTGGTGTTCTAATCATGATTTTTAAGCCCTTTAAAATTGGAGATTTAATTGAGGCTCAAGGCGAAATTGGTGTTGTAAAAGAAATTGAAATATTTACAACTAAACTTACTGGTTTATCTAACAGAGAAATAATTATTCCTAATGGATCTTTATCTAACGGAAACATTATTAATTATACTACAGAAGGTACACGACGAGTAGACTTAGTTTTTGGTGTTGGTTACGATTCTGATATAAAAAAGACAAAAGACGTTTTAATGAATGTTTTAACCTCTCATCCTAAAGTTTTAAAAGAACCTGCTCCAACTGTAAATGTTATGGAATTAGCAGATAGCTCTATAAATTTTGCTGTAAGACCTTGGAGTACTGCCGACGATTATTGGGCAGTTTATTTTGGAATTACTGAAGATGTTAAAGAAGCTCTTGATGCTGCAGGTATTGAAATTCCTTATCCACATCAAGTAGAAATTCAGAAAAAAAGCTAAGATTTAGATTTTAAAGCCACAAAATCTTTTAAATAATAAGGCTCAAAATAAGCGACATCTTCGGTGTCGCTTTTTTTATATTTGTTGTATGCTAAAAGACTCATCTCGTTTGAAGAAGGTAACTTACCTTCTATAAAAATAGCATTTGTATGATTGATGAGCGTTTTAGTTTTCTCAACACCATTACCTATAAAATAAACTTTTCCCTTTTCTAAATATTCTGCAAAAGCGTTTTCATCTAAAACTTGGGCTTGTGTTTCTCTTATCTGCGTATAATCTGAATTATAAATAGCAGAATACACTTCCATACGTCTAGCATCTAACATAGCTATAATAACACCACCATCAGTTTTAACTTGATGTGCTAAAACATCTAAAGTAGGAATAGAAATCAAAGGCTTATTTAAAGCAAAACAAAGTCCTTTTGCTGCAGAAACTCCAATACGCAAACCGGTATAAGATCCTGGACCTTTACTCACCGCTATTGCATCTAAATCACTTGAATTTATATGAGCTTCTTTTAAAACAGCATCAATATAAACATGTAATCTTTCTGCGTGCGAATAGCTTTTATCGTTATCTTCTTTTAACGAAATTGTTTTACCATCCTTTGAAACCGATACTGAACAATTGGTAGTTGCGGTTTCTATATTAAGTATATAAGCCAAATTAATTAGTTAAAGATTTTCCCATGTAAAAATCTAAAACTTTTGTCTTAAAAACAAAATCATATTTAGCATTTATTAAGGAAGATTCTGCATTTATTAATTGTACCCTTGCTTGTTCCAAATCAAAAGCAGTCATTGTACCAATATCAAATCGCTCTTTAGAGTTATTAAATGCTAACTCTTGTGATGCTAACGATTTTTTTGCTGCTTCATAAGCTTTAAAAGCCGCTTGTGCATCTGTAAATGCACGCTGTATATTCGATTCTAAATTTAACTTAGCTTGTTCTAAATTCAATTTACTATTTTCTTCCTGAATCTTTGATTTTGCTACGGCTGTTTTATTTTGAAATCTTGAAAAGATGGGAATATTGAGGTTTAATCCAAAACGATGCCCTTTTTGCTGATTAAACTGATTAAAAAATGATTCCTCAGTGTCTGTTAAATTGGTAAAAAACACATTTGTTCCTATTCCATAGCTACCAGTAATAGTAGGATAAAATCCACTTTTAGAAATTTCTGTATTTAAAACAGCACTTTCAATATTTTTTTCTGCAACTTTAATTTCATTTCTGTTTTGCATAGCAAAACTTAAAATAGGACTTATGTTATTGTATAAGAGTTCAGCTGAGGGTGTATCAATATCAATAATTTCTACATTAAAACCATTGTAAGGCACTTGCAATAATTGTGATATGGTAAGCAATGCTAAATTATAATTGTTTTCTGCTAAAGTAACTTGTTGAGCATCTCTACTTAAAGTTGCTTCAGCATCATAAATATTAACCTTTGGTTGTGCTCCTGCATCAACTAAACCTTTTACTTGATCTAGTTGTTTTTTACTAAATTCATATTGTGCATTAGCCGTTTCTAAGTTTTCTTTATTAAACAATACATTTAAATAGGCATTAACTACATTTAAAGAAATATCGTCTTTAATTCTTTGTAATTCAAGCTGATTTGTTTCTAACCTCAATTGGGATTGTTTATATAAATTTGTTAACCTAAATCCGTCAAAAATAGTTTGGTTTACTCCAATACCGACACTTGTACTATTATCGGTTCTATCAACAAATTGTCCGGGAAATAACTCTCTATTACCTAATGATAAATTGTGAGATGCGGTTGCGCCAACTGAGGGTAAAAAAGCCCCTTTTGAAGCAATAATATCTTGCTCATTATTAAGTAATGTGTTTTCACCTTGCTTAATTGTGATATTATTTTCTAGAGCATGGTTAACACACTCTTGCAATGTCCATATTTTTTGTTGACCAAAAGAAGATACCG containing:
- a CDS encoding NifU family protein, translated to MNTFKVSVQETSNNAIVKFEVNQFITQHQSFEFNNIDEAKPSPLAQQLFYLPFVKKVYISGNFVAVERYNIVEWNDVQDEVAEQIEAYLNNGGIVVEEASAPKKVPVTVYAESTPNPAVMKFVANKKIVTTLFEFTSIDDAKLSPLATELFHFPFVKSIFIDENYVSITKYDIAEWQDITLELREFIRSYIENGKEVVSPNAAATLQKSTEQLDNQFENLDDTSKEIVNILEEYVKPAVASDGGNIQFISYNEETKNVSVLLQGACSGCPSSTYTLKSGIENMLKQMLPGKVEMVEAING
- a CDS encoding dodecin family protein; this encodes MAVLKVIEVLSNSDKSWEDATKKAVKQASKSVKNIRSVYVQDQSAIVKDDEVTEFRVNLKLTFEVK
- a CDS encoding thioredoxin domain-containing protein, whose amino-acid sequence is MKHLQLFVLIILIISCKGQNSKLMEHKYTNALINETSPYLLQHAHNPVNWNAWNEKTLETAKSEDKLMLISVGYAACHWCHVMEHESFEDSLVAQVMNKNFVNIKIDREERPDIDQVYMSAVQLMTGHGGWPLNVVALPDGRPVWGGTYFKKEQWMSVLEQISTLYSEKPEKLHEYADKLEQGIKALDVVELNTDEPVFEEEFVENAVENWSKQFDNNFGGMNRAPKFMMPNNYHFLLRYAYQTNNKELQDYVNLTLTKMAYGGVFDQIGGGFSRYSVDAKWHVPHFEKMLYDNGQLASLYADAYLITKNELYKNVVTETLEYIQREMTTKNGAFYSSLDADSNTPEGKLEEGAFYVWTKEELKTILKEDFDLFSDYYNVNSFGFWEHDNYVLIRNKSDKEFFEKNNISQKEFEERISIWKSKLFEARNTREKPRLDDKTLTSWNAIMLKGYVDAYRVFGDDSYLASAEKNANFILNNQLKEDGGLYHNYKNGVSTINGYLEDYANTIDAFIALYENSLDEKWLTSARDLSNYTLDHFYDDTSKMFFFTSNDDDALVSRSIEYRDNVIPASNSIMAKNLFKLSHYFDNEHFSKTAMTMLNNVKPEMQEYPSGYSNWFDLMLNYTNPYYEVAIVGKEAKQKISDLNKNYIPNKLIVGSTSENNLPLLENRYNPNETFIYVCVNKACKLPVSEVSQALKLLKE
- a CDS encoding DUF1304 domain-containing protein; the encoded protein is MNLLTTILIALVAIEHIYFLILEMFFWTKPKGIKAFGLKSKQFAEDTKVLAANQGLYNGFLAAGLIFSIIEKDIRLSIFFLLCVIIAGIYGAYSTKQIKLFYIQSVPAVLALISCFL
- a CDS encoding mechanosensitive ion channel family protein; the protein is MNLENIDTEKWLQLGLDYGLKILGAILIWIIGSWVIKKLLKTSKKLMSKRDYDESLQKFLLNLLGWVLKIVLIVVVLGTVGVETTSFAAILAAAGLAIGLALQGSLGNFAGGVLIMIFKPFKIGDLIEAQGEIGVVKEIEIFTTKLTGLSNREIIIPNGSLSNGNIINYTTEGTRRVDLVFGVGYDSDIKKTKDVLMNVLTSHPKVLKEPAPTVNVMELADSSINFAVRPWSTADDYWAVYFGITEDVKEALDAAGIEIPYPHQVEIQKKS
- the tsaB gene encoding tRNA (adenosine(37)-N6)-threonylcarbamoyltransferase complex dimerization subunit type 1 TsaB, with product MAYILNIETATTNCSVSVSKDGKTISLKEDNDKSYSHAERLHVYIDAVLKEAHINSSDLDAIAVSKGPGSYTGLRIGVSAAKGLCFALNKPLISIPTLDVLAHQVKTDGGVIIAMLDARRMEVYSAIYNSDYTQIRETQAQVLDENAFAEYLEKGKVYFIGNGVEKTKTLINHTNAIFIEGKLPSSNEMSLLAYNKYKKSDTEDVAYFEPYYLKDFVALKSKS
- a CDS encoding TolC family protein; translated protein: MKKNLIICLLLVAVSSFGQQKIWTLQECVNHALENNITIKQGENTLLNNEQDIIASKGAFLPSVGATASHNLSLGNRELFPGQFVDRTDNSTSVGIGVNQTIFDGFRLTNLYKQSQLRLETNQLELQRIKDDISLNVVNAYLNVLFNKENLETANAQYEFSKKQLDQVKGLVDAGAQPKVNIYDAEATLSRDAQQVTLAENNYNLALLTISQLLQVPYNGFNVEIIDIDTPSAELLYNNISPILSFAMQNRNEIKVAEKNIESAVLNTEISKSGFYPTITGSYGIGTNVFFTNLTDTEESFFNQFNQQKGHRFGLNLNIPIFSRFQNKTAVAKSKIQEENSKLNLEQAKLNLESNIQRAFTDAQAAFKAYEAAKKSLASQELAFNNSKERFDIGTMTAFDLEQARVQLINAESSLINAKYDFVFKTKVLDFYMGKSLTN